The following are from one region of the Fibrobacter succinogenes genome:
- the ybaK gene encoding Cys-tRNA(Pro) deacylase gives MDIKKTNAARILDRQKISYELIPYKVDENDLGAQHVADSLGEDINQVFKTILVHGDKIGYLICVVPGNLEVDLKGAAKVSGNKKIDTVPLKDLPPLTGYIRGGCSPLGLKKNFPIFIHETAMQFPYIYVSAGERGLQLKVAPADLIKATRATVGSIARVHPEDPDAK, from the coding sequence ATGGATATTAAAAAAACAAATGCTGCACGTATTTTAGATCGTCAAAAGATTTCATACGAACTTATTCCTTACAAGGTCGATGAAAACGATCTCGGCGCACAACATGTCGCCGATAGTTTGGGCGAAGACATCAACCAAGTTTTTAAGACCATTCTTGTGCACGGGGATAAAATTGGCTACCTTATCTGTGTGGTGCCGGGAAATCTCGAAGTGGACTTGAAGGGTGCCGCCAAAGTGAGTGGCAACAAGAAAATCGACACCGTGCCGCTCAAGGATCTGCCCCCGCTAACAGGATATATCCGTGGCGGTTGCAGCCCGCTCGGACTCAAGAAAAACTTCCCGATTTTCATTCACGAAACAGCAATGCAGTTCCCGTACATTTACGTGAGTGCAGGAGAGCGCGGGCTTCAGTTGAAAGTTGCGCCAGCGGATCTAATCAAAGCGACACGAGCCACCGTTGGTTCAATCGCTCGCGTCCACCCGGAAGATCCGGACGCAAAATAA
- a CDS encoding glycoside hydrolase family 16 protein translates to MVGIATLFACSGDKICEPPIPQLESSSSSEDSLSSSSRMLSSSSSTTSTQLSSSSNDARSRSSSSSVIPASSANFPSSSSEGTIESSATSSSSIDGGSMPAVTSSSSSAKTVSSSSAEQVAQYLWHDEFDGDAIDNSKWIYDIGTGSSGWGNNEKEYYTDRKENAYIKDGVLHIRAQKENYKGAQYTSARMLTKGKFAFKYGTVEARIALPTGKGIWPAFWMLGENFDTVGWPACGEIDIIEAVNSENIVYGTNHWANGAEYATYGNNTGNYRNQKFELDITQFHTYKFTWDEKYIRMFVDDFMYHEILIENNTGDTEEFHKPFFFLLNVAVAGNWPGFEVDDSQFPNEMLVDYIRVGSRK, encoded by the coding sequence GTGGTAGGAATCGCTACGTTGTTTGCATGTTCTGGCGACAAAATTTGCGAGCCGCCTATACCGCAATTAGAATCGTCTTCGTCAAGCGAGGATTCTCTTAGCAGTTCTTCTCGGATGCTTTCGAGTTCTTCGAGCACAACTTCGACGCAACTCAGTTCAAGCAGCAATGACGCGCGAAGCCGTTCATCATCTTCATCTGTCATTCCCGCATCGAGCGCGAATTTTCCCTCAAGTTCTAGCGAAGGAACAATTGAAAGTTCCGCAACATCATCAAGCAGCATAGATGGCGGATCGATGCCCGCCGTGACGAGTTCTTCAAGCAGTGCCAAAACAGTATCATCGAGTAGCGCAGAACAAGTCGCGCAATACCTCTGGCACGATGAATTCGATGGCGACGCCATTGACAATAGCAAATGGATTTACGACATTGGCACGGGCTCAAGCGGCTGGGGCAATAACGAAAAGGAATACTACACAGACCGCAAAGAAAACGCCTACATCAAAGATGGAGTTCTGCACATTCGCGCTCAAAAAGAGAATTACAAAGGCGCACAATACACTTCGGCACGTATGCTTACCAAGGGCAAATTTGCATTCAAGTACGGCACGGTAGAAGCGCGCATTGCACTCCCGACAGGCAAGGGAATTTGGCCCGCCTTCTGGATGCTCGGCGAAAACTTCGACACCGTCGGGTGGCCCGCATGCGGCGAAATCGACATCATCGAAGCCGTCAACAGCGAGAACATCGTCTACGGCACAAACCACTGGGCAAACGGCGCCGAATATGCCACCTATGGCAACAACACCGGAAACTACCGCAATCAGAAATTCGAGCTTGACATCACGCAGTTCCACACGTACAAATTCACGTGGGATGAAAAATACATCCGCATGTTCGTGGACGATTTTATGTATCACGAAATTCTAATTGAAAACAATACCGGCGACACCGAAGAATTCCACAAGCCATTCTTCTTCTTGCTAAACGTTGCCGTCGCTGGAAACTGGCCCGGCTTTGAAGTAGACGATTCGCAATTCCCGAACGAAATGCTCGTAGATTATATTAGAGTAGGAAGTAGGAAGTAG
- a CDS encoding 4'-phosphopantetheinyl transferase superfamily protein: protein MLETTRIYIADISILKDASVFESFLKKIPEYRQKKTRSFKFDKGKMQSLGVGLLLQLACKEAGLDGADEHIAYGENGKPFLEDFPDVQFNLSHSGERVMAVISPFEVGCDVEIIKGDRGRLAERFFKPEESAWIKSFESLPAQSEAFYRLWTLKECYMKVTGRGMSLMPDMFALSVDENENISLYHDEKRPEYTFREIDLHDGYRYAYCIKNNSENAPQEVRCIDLKNLL, encoded by the coding sequence GTGCTCGAAACGACCCGAATTTACATCGCTGATATTTCAATTCTGAAGGATGCTTCCGTTTTTGAAAGCTTTTTGAAGAAAATCCCCGAATATCGTCAAAAAAAAACAAGGTCCTTTAAGTTTGATAAGGGCAAAATGCAGTCGCTTGGGGTAGGTCTTTTGCTCCAGTTGGCGTGCAAAGAGGCCGGGCTTGATGGCGCCGATGAACATATCGCGTATGGTGAAAATGGAAAACCGTTCTTAGAGGATTTTCCTGATGTACAATTTAATTTATCTCATTCCGGCGAGCGAGTGATGGCCGTGATTTCGCCGTTCGAGGTGGGCTGCGATGTCGAAATTATAAAGGGCGATCGTGGGCGACTTGCCGAACGTTTTTTTAAGCCCGAAGAATCCGCGTGGATTAAAAGTTTTGAATCGCTTCCGGCGCAGTCGGAAGCGTTTTATAGGCTTTGGACGCTCAAAGAATGTTATATGAAAGTAACAGGGCGTGGCATGTCCTTAATGCCGGATATGTTTGCCTTGAGCGTTGATGAAAACGAAAATATTTCGCTTTACCACGATGAAAAGCGCCCGGAATATACTTTCCGCGAAATCGACTTGCATGATGGTTACCGTTATGCCTATTGCATTAAGAACAACAGCGAAAACGCACCTCAAGAAGTAAGGTGTATTGATTTAAAAAATTTGTTATAG
- the rd gene encoding rubredoxin codes for MSKYKCETCGYVYDPAVGDPDNGITPGTAFEDLPEDWVCPICGVGKEEFAKEE; via the coding sequence ATGTCCAAATACAAATGCGAAACCTGCGGCTACGTTTACGACCCTGCAGTCGGTGACCCCGATAATGGAATTACCCCAGGTACCGCCTTCGAAGATTTACCAGAAGATTGGGTCTGCCCCATTTGCGGGGTCGGCAAAGAAGAATTCGCAAAAGAAGAATAA
- a CDS encoding SUMF1/EgtB/PvdO family nonheme iron enzyme, which yields MHQLSRLTFHAERDAYRLPTEAEWTLIASKNWDPQKGWNASNSNYKLHKPCTANSNEDFCDLAGNVMEWVNDWKGTLLDTSITNYAGAPDGGNIGERVLKGGSYRNEAAATLVENRGDVYTVTSSTKAEYVGFRLAFGKIPDAVWMDAQGSTTSSPINILRHQPS from the coding sequence TTGCACCAACTTAGTAGGCTAACATTCCATGCCGAACGAGACGCTTACAGACTCCCGACCGAAGCCGAATGGACACTCATCGCCTCAAAGAACTGGGATCCGCAAAAAGGTTGGAACGCCAGCAATTCCAATTACAAATTACACAAGCCCTGCACAGCAAATTCAAACGAAGACTTTTGCGACCTTGCCGGAAACGTCATGGAATGGGTAAACGACTGGAAGGGAACCCTTCTCGATACATCCATAACAAACTACGCAGGCGCTCCCGATGGAGGCAACATCGGTGAACGAGTTTTAAAAGGCGGAAGTTACCGTAACGAAGCAGCAGCTACACTAGTTGAAAATCGCGGCGATGTTTACACCGTTACATCTTCAACAAAAGCTGAATACGTTGGGTTTAGGCTTGCATTCGGAAAAATTCCGGACGCCGTTTGGATGGATGCTCAGGGAAGCACAACCTCAAGTCCTATAAACATACTCAGACATCAGCCCAGCTGA
- a CDS encoding TIGR02171 family protein, with protein sequence MDGCSGKHNLKSYKHTQTSAQLKKTTQTYQNKLVFRIGETGNIAFVNFANATPTVKEIHDTLNAYHPTLSPNGNFIAFSTKYEGISGKSQLYVRQLNSIEADKIKLDVESAAIPRWRVVGADTEIVYVSSTESNSDEVSWKKGNTWSVPFANGKFGKPKKLFDGTFNGGVSSDEKFAISGARLLRANVNGKYETWYNKEQACNASFSELTKQTLFLDFGGKTGKEFSGNKYTTHEQLLIADSTGKLIKMIPAPKGYTFDHTEWVRNKEHLAIATLTDINGFHPKIVLINTKDSSITEIANGSELWHPDFWTGKQQNFETTLDLDSAGQYELNTPFTDHRVTTMTRYDMELLYKYRDSINVLISGSSRPWTGINPMILNNSQKGIFAINTGNSAVDLSVAKRIFFGYGKSLLPKFKLAVVSFDIDILFQRYNIEPNYWDLVYRHTPGFAYDESHEFWDKGYPNGLYELTCDAYSINSEKKSVQQDMLGFVHYPTDGWQGNPILADTTYMDAFNKNPADMLLEEVEDFIQEAQKHNIYLIGVIFPQSPDYKKTGAFGLYGLRRSVAKEMIEKIRKYEEKYKNFKLMDENKMGNHDYTDEMAMNSDHLAIRGAEQLTVRLDSVIQTLKIDWNK encoded by the coding sequence TTGGATGGATGCTCAGGGAAGCACAACCTCAAGTCCTATAAACATACTCAGACATCAGCCCAGCTGAAGAAAACGACTCAGACATATCAAAACAAACTTGTTTTCCGCATCGGAGAAACAGGCAACATAGCTTTCGTCAACTTCGCAAATGCGACCCCTACGGTCAAGGAAATACACGACACTCTCAATGCATACCACCCCACGCTTTCACCCAACGGAAACTTCATCGCATTTTCAACAAAGTACGAAGGCATCTCTGGAAAATCGCAGCTCTACGTTCGCCAACTAAATTCCATTGAAGCTGATAAAATAAAACTCGATGTAGAAAGCGCCGCAATTCCGCGCTGGCGTGTAGTCGGAGCAGACACAGAAATCGTTTACGTTTCAAGCACCGAAAGCAATTCCGATGAAGTCTCTTGGAAAAAAGGCAACACATGGAGCGTTCCTTTCGCCAACGGAAAATTCGGAAAACCGAAAAAACTTTTTGACGGAACATTCAACGGGGGCGTAAGTTCTGATGAAAAGTTCGCTATTTCTGGCGCAAGGCTGCTCCGCGCAAACGTAAACGGCAAATATGAAACGTGGTACAACAAAGAGCAAGCATGTAACGCTTCGTTCTCGGAGCTCACAAAACAAACCTTATTCCTAGACTTTGGAGGAAAAACGGGAAAAGAATTTTCCGGCAACAAATATACCACCCACGAGCAGCTTTTAATTGCAGACAGCACCGGCAAACTCATAAAGATGATTCCCGCCCCCAAAGGTTACACATTCGACCATACAGAATGGGTTCGCAACAAAGAACACCTCGCTATAGCAACACTCACTGACATTAATGGATTTCATCCTAAAATTGTTCTAATCAACACAAAAGATTCTAGCATCACAGAAATCGCAAATGGCTCTGAATTATGGCATCCAGACTTTTGGACAGGCAAGCAACAAAATTTCGAGACAACACTTGACTTAGACAGTGCTGGTCAATACGAACTCAACACACCCTTCACAGATCATAGAGTCACAACAATGACACGCTATGATATGGAATTGCTATACAAGTACCGCGATTCCATCAATGTTTTAATTTCCGGTTCATCTAGACCATGGACAGGAATAAATCCTATGATTTTGAACAACTCCCAGAAGGGAATTTTTGCAATCAACACGGGAAACTCTGCCGTAGATTTATCCGTTGCAAAAAGAATTTTCTTCGGATACGGGAAAAGCCTCTTACCGAAATTCAAGCTCGCAGTAGTTTCATTTGACATAGATATTTTATTCCAGCGCTACAATATAGAGCCCAATTACTGGGATCTTGTTTACAGACACACTCCGGGATTTGCTTACGACGAGTCTCATGAATTTTGGGACAAAGGATATCCCAACGGCTTATACGAACTCACTTGCGACGCCTACAGTATTAATAGCGAAAAAAAATCGGTGCAACAAGACATGCTAGGATTTGTTCATTACCCAACTGACGGTTGGCAAGGAAACCCAATTCTAGCCGACACCACCTACATGGACGCTTTCAATAAAAATCCAGCAGACATGCTGCTTGAAGAAGTTGAAGATTTTATCCAAGAAGCCCAAAAACATAACATCTACCTCATCGGAGTCATCTTCCCGCAATCTCCAGACTACAAAAAGACCGGAGCCTTCGGACTCTATGGGCTGCGCAGATCCGTAGCCAAGGAAATGATTGAAAAAATTCGGAAATACGAAGAAAAGTACAAGAACTTCAAACTGATGGACGAAAATAAAATGGGCAATCACGATTACACAGATGAAATGGCAATGAACAGCGACCATCTTGCAATCAGGGGGGCAGAACAATTGACAGTGCGCTTGGATTCCGTGATTCAAACTTTAAAAATCGATTGGAACAAATAG
- a CDS encoding GGDEF domain-containing protein, with translation MQEVNLVEVYIADMLGIFLILGAVFSGAWKLQKKHNEDKVLFGVIVLVLTACVADIIAFSVDGRPGNFFRVLSYVSSNILFIANVAIGPLWVMLISLHIYGSISKFQRVFILSISGVILLMMIVNFFVPIIFSIDENNVYARGPWFMIKNILEVVLMADGVIIYLISLFRSGGIKFYPVLQFVWPIFICVCLQMFFYGISTIWVGIAVGYTNLMLALQNENIFIDKLTGLYNRYYLEKISGELKRKRKITMMMLDMNGFKSINDNFGHSQGDEALVMLADILEKTVGAEGTVIRFAGDEFVILLNTEKEKVAEKCKAQIKENLDEFNQNSQKKYKLSASIGCGVFDLSKCSVDRILKKIDKRMYEDKKVYYASGNHKRHLYL, from the coding sequence ATGCAAGAAGTCAATTTAGTTGAAGTCTACATTGCGGATATGCTGGGAATTTTTTTGATTCTCGGTGCTGTTTTTAGTGGCGCATGGAAACTGCAAAAGAAACATAACGAAGATAAAGTTTTGTTTGGGGTAATCGTTCTGGTTCTTACCGCGTGCGTTGCGGATATTATTGCTTTTTCGGTCGATGGTCGCCCTGGTAATTTTTTTAGGGTATTGAGCTACGTTTCGAGCAATATTTTATTTATTGCGAATGTGGCGATTGGGCCGCTTTGGGTCATGCTTATATCTTTGCATATTTATGGCTCGATTTCAAAGTTCCAGCGTGTTTTCATACTGTCTATTTCCGGTGTCATTTTGTTGATGATGATTGTGAATTTTTTTGTTCCCATCATTTTTTCAATTGATGAAAATAACGTTTATGCTCGCGGTCCGTGGTTCATGATTAAAAATATTCTTGAGGTTGTTCTTATGGCAGACGGTGTGATAATTTATTTGATTAGTCTATTTCGAAGCGGGGGAATCAAGTTTTACCCGGTTTTGCAATTTGTCTGGCCCATATTTATTTGTGTATGTCTGCAAATGTTTTTTTATGGGATTTCAACGATTTGGGTGGGCATTGCTGTGGGGTACACGAATTTGATGTTGGCTCTGCAAAATGAAAATATTTTTATCGATAAACTAACAGGCCTTTATAACCGTTATTATTTGGAAAAGATTTCGGGAGAATTGAAACGCAAACGGAAAATCACGATGATGATGCTAGATATGAATGGCTTTAAAAGCATCAACGATAATTTTGGACATTCTCAAGGTGATGAAGCTCTTGTTATGTTGGCTGATATTCTTGAGAAAACGGTGGGCGCAGAAGGGACTGTGATTCGCTTTGCCGGTGACGAGTTTGTGATTTTGTTGAATACGGAAAAAGAGAAAGTTGCTGAAAAATGTAAAGCGCAAATCAAAGAGAATCTAGATGAATTCAACCAAAATAGCCAAAAAAAATATAAGCTTTCCGCATCAATTGGCTGTGGTGTTTTTGATTTGTCCAAATGTAGCGTTGATCGAATTCTCAAAAAAATTGACAAACGCATGTATGAAGACAAAAAAGTTTATTACGCTTCGGGAAATCATAAACGTCATTTGTATTTGTAA
- a CDS encoding S41 family peptidase, which yields MKKYVVTAFALCATTLFADESFGGIGLVVQDGNIGLGIDAIIPNTPAAKSNLKSGDLIIAVDNQELQGLTFEQSISLFRDVKNKPIVLTYISDGDTLQATLRRTTITTKQVSSIDANVGEINGKKYISTFELGDDNYTAVFLDSSSPTFKDDNSKQKGKLSGLRLLQIQDNIISYENTANGKTFSTDLNGKTRNK from the coding sequence ATGAAAAAGTATGTCGTGACGGCGTTTGCACTCTGTGCAACGACGCTTTTTGCTGACGAATCATTTGGAGGAATCGGTCTTGTCGTACAAGACGGAAACATAGGCTTAGGTATTGACGCAATCATTCCTAACACACCTGCAGCAAAATCAAATCTAAAGTCTGGCGATTTAATTATTGCCGTTGACAATCAAGAATTGCAGGGGCTAACTTTTGAACAGAGCATCAGTTTGTTCCGCGACGTAAAGAACAAGCCTATCGTTCTTACATATATCAGCGATGGCGATACTCTTCAAGCAACACTTCGCCGAACAACGATTACGACAAAACAAGTGTCTTCAATTGACGCAAATGTCGGAGAAATCAACGGAAAGAAATACATTTCCACATTTGAACTTGGCGATGACAACTACACCGCCGTTTTTCTAGACAGTTCTTCGCCTACATTTAAAGATGACAATTCCAAGCAAAAGGGTAAACTTAGTGGGCTTCGTTTGTTGCAAATACAGGATAACATAATCAGTTATGAAAACACAGCCAACGGAAAGACCTTTTCCACGGACTTGAACGGTAAAACTCGTAACAAATGA
- a CDS encoding DUF6345 domain-containing protein has translation MKKLVLLLILFAFCIANAVDANVPSKFSVVTFAISEYEDNWPSKEKLPLAKKAASTLVNSLKSNISDKYSSKVNFSSKQYEDSQVTVDLFKKETDNYSFVFYNGHGNVNRITMWKKNTRIYNTSKSFGGKTYWALINSCLVFKNGEADQDPWFNGIHSILGFSSKSYWFSKSYSCGFLYLSTCHRYSYYTERDFASNWISGKQGIAMAFFNAVYKNIHKEGGYNVEPKIVYRYGYVDGKFFDPWEETFENSIQKPVFRKQGEYTGIGSRWYTFGTPDY, from the coding sequence ATGAAAAAACTTGTATTATTACTAATCCTTTTTGCATTTTGCATAGCAAATGCCGTTGACGCAAATGTTCCCTCTAAATTTTCTGTTGTAACATTTGCAATTAGCGAATATGAAGACAACTGGCCATCTAAAGAAAAATTACCTTTAGCTAAAAAAGCAGCTAGTACCCTTGTTAATTCATTGAAAAGCAACATCAGCGACAAGTATTCGTCTAAAGTAAATTTTTCTTCAAAACAATACGAAGATAGTCAAGTCACCGTAGATCTGTTTAAAAAAGAAACCGACAACTATAGTTTTGTATTTTACAACGGACACGGAAATGTCAATAGAATAACAATGTGGAAAAAGAATACTCGTATTTATAACACGTCAAAATCATTTGGAGGAAAAACATATTGGGCCTTAATCAACTCTTGTCTTGTTTTTAAAAACGGAGAGGCTGATCAAGACCCCTGGTTTAACGGAATTCATTCAATTCTTGGATTTAGTTCAAAATCATACTGGTTTTCCAAATCATACAGTTGCGGTTTTCTCTATTTAAGTACCTGCCACCGATATTCATATTACACAGAAAGAGACTTTGCATCAAACTGGATTTCTGGGAAACAAGGCATTGCAATGGCATTTTTTAATGCGGTTTATAAAAACATCCATAAAGAAGGAGGCTACAATGTTGAACCTAAAATAGTTTATCGTTACGGATATGTTGATGGAAAATTCTTTGATCCATGGGAAGAAACATTCGAGAATTCTATCCAAAAACCTGTTTTTAGAAAACAAGGCGAATATACAGGCATTGGCTCTAGATGGTATACATTTGGAACACCTGATTATTAA